Proteins from a single region of Electrophorus electricus isolate fEleEle1 chromosome 5, fEleEle1.pri, whole genome shotgun sequence:
- the ccdc127a gene encoding coiled-coil domain-containing protein 127a isoform X1 yields the protein MNNLNDPPRWNIRPDPQGGADGGKWNYALLVPMIGLAAFRWIWTRESEKQIEKVKGQFEQDMAALTKDLELKYKDTVAQSRRTAALLELELEKERQRVQGYRKALAAQSQQLLEERKRLQKEREDLEQEKRATLYSGAVGTALRLALEQEEEWQQRARALLQELELQLTERQDAFCSLLVPRVHRLEMEKNLLLTAAKHPVGTELALEEDLRDIFRNDRHCADLLNMDKRKNGKLMWLYLRYWQLQVTLQKYKRAEETLKGSAPNSK from the exons ATGAACAACCTAAATGATCCTCCTAGATGGAATATAAGGCCGGATCCACAGGGAGGTGCTGATGGAGGAAAATGGAACTATGCACTATTAGTCCCGATGATTGGTCTGGCTGCCTTTC GTTGGATCTGGACGCGAGAGTCCGAGAAGCAGATTGAGAAAGTGAAGGGCCAGTTTGAACAGGATATGGCTGCTCTCACTAAAGACCTGGAGCTCAAGTACAAAGACACAGTCGCACAGAGCCGCCGGACGGCCgccctgctggagctggagctggagaaggagcgCCAGCGGGTACAGGGCTACAGGAAAGCCCTGGCTGCCCAGAGCCAGCAGCTCCTGGAGGAACGCAAGCGGCTACAGAAGGAACGTGAGGAtctggagcaggagaagagggCCACCCTGTACTCCGGGGCAGTCGGGACGGCTCTGCGCCTGGCCCtggaacaggaggaggagtggcAGCAGAGAGCCCGGGCTCTTCTGCAGGAACTGGAGCTCCAGCTGACAGAGAGGCAGGATGCCTTCTGTAGTTTGCTGGTGCCCAGGGTGCACCGACTAGAGATGGAGAAGAACCTGCTGCTCACGGCGGCCAAGCACCCCGTGGGTACCGAGCTGGCTTTGGAGGAGGATCTCAGAGACATTTTTAGGAACGACCGGCACTGCGCAGACCTGCTGAACATGGACAAGAGGAAAAACGGGAAGTTGATGTGGCTGTACCTCAGATACTGGCAGCTACAGGTCACCCTGCAGAAGTACAAAAGGGCAGAGGAGACACTGAAGGGGTCAGCGCCAAACAGCAAGTAA
- the ccdc127a gene encoding coiled-coil domain-containing protein 127a isoform X2 has product MIGLAAFRWIWTRESEKQIEKVKGQFEQDMAALTKDLELKYKDTVAQSRRTAALLELELEKERQRVQGYRKALAAQSQQLLEERKRLQKEREDLEQEKRATLYSGAVGTALRLALEQEEEWQQRARALLQELELQLTERQDAFCSLLVPRVHRLEMEKNLLLTAAKHPVGTELALEEDLRDIFRNDRHCADLLNMDKRKNGKLMWLYLRYWQLQVTLQKYKRAEETLKGSAPNSK; this is encoded by the exons ATGATTGGTCTGGCTGCCTTTC GTTGGATCTGGACGCGAGAGTCCGAGAAGCAGATTGAGAAAGTGAAGGGCCAGTTTGAACAGGATATGGCTGCTCTCACTAAAGACCTGGAGCTCAAGTACAAAGACACAGTCGCACAGAGCCGCCGGACGGCCgccctgctggagctggagctggagaaggagcgCCAGCGGGTACAGGGCTACAGGAAAGCCCTGGCTGCCCAGAGCCAGCAGCTCCTGGAGGAACGCAAGCGGCTACAGAAGGAACGTGAGGAtctggagcaggagaagagggCCACCCTGTACTCCGGGGCAGTCGGGACGGCTCTGCGCCTGGCCCtggaacaggaggaggagtggcAGCAGAGAGCCCGGGCTCTTCTGCAGGAACTGGAGCTCCAGCTGACAGAGAGGCAGGATGCCTTCTGTAGTTTGCTGGTGCCCAGGGTGCACCGACTAGAGATGGAGAAGAACCTGCTGCTCACGGCGGCCAAGCACCCCGTGGGTACCGAGCTGGCTTTGGAGGAGGATCTCAGAGACATTTTTAGGAACGACCGGCACTGCGCAGACCTGCTGAACATGGACAAGAGGAAAAACGGGAAGTTGATGTGGCTGTACCTCAGATACTGGCAGCTACAGGTCACCCTGCAGAAGTACAAAAGGGCAGAGGAGACACTGAAGGGGTCAGCGCCAAACAGCAAGTAA
- the zmp:0000000930 gene encoding telethonin codes for MHCLSRSPRSYLVNSYSDVKESDETKRESFEATWLDLVMETRPEFKITLNERDSSRKETYERKQAVHFVVRRFPTQTLWTGQDGSEMKEYHLPYKKTVLPIPIFVPRDLTAADETNREPSPPFLQSIMDFEKSRDERKQPSSIMKDLPRAIQSGSPEFRASRLISPPSHVQRRE; via the exons ATGCACTGCCTCAGCAGATCGCCCCGATCATACCTGGTCAACTCTTACAGCGATGTAAAAGAATCGGACGAGACAAAAAGGGAATCGTTTGAGGCCACCTGGTTAGACCTGGTGATGGAGACAAGGCCAGAATTCAA AATTACGCTCAACGAGAGAGACTCGTCGCGAAAGGAAACATACGAACGGAAGCAGGCGGTTCATTTCGTGGTGCGCCGATTCCCTACCCAGACACTTTGGACTGGTCAGGACGGGTCCGAGATGAAGGAGTATCATCTACCGTATAAAAAAACCGTCCTCCCCATACCGATCTTCGTTCCCAGAGACTTGACAGCTGCAGATGAGACGAACCGAGAGCCGTCTCCTCCCTTTTTGCAGTCTATCATGGACTTTGAGAAGAGCAGGGATGAGAGGAAACAGCCGTCGTCCATTATGAAAGACCTACCACGGGCAATCCAGTCCGGCAGTCCAGAATTCAGAGCCTCCAGACTCATTTCCCCGCCGAGCCACGTGCAGCGGCGCGAGTAG
- the rnf144b gene encoding E3 ubiquitin-protein ligase RNF144B, whose amino-acid sequence MADGPSTSVQTTADAVHCKLCLSDCPAATVSRLRSCDCVFCTRCLCQYVQQTILTRGGDPITCPDLACKHAGVLLDSEIASFATADQAELYQRLKFMRGVQLDPSKSWCPVLECQAVCNVMPSAEGTPVPMHCPECHAVFCCECRELWEDSHFCSQHPLVVPPANDSGMPHADAPIKQCPKCRVYIERNQGCAQMLCKSCKHTFCWYCLQNLDGDIFLRHYDKGPCRYRLGHSRASVMWNRTQVAGILVGISVIVLVTSPLLLLASPCILCCVCKPCHRTKDKKSKNKTTTTREREPSASIA is encoded by the exons ATGGCCGACGGACCCAGCACCTCCGTCCAGACCACGGCCGACGCAGTGCACTGCAAGCTGTGTCTGAGCGACTGTCCAGCGGCAACCGTGAGCCGCCTGCGCTCCTGTGACTGCGTGTTCTGCACCCGG tgtttgtgtcagtATGTGCAACAAACCATACTGACCAGGGGTGGAGATCCCATTACCTGCCCTGACCTGGCCTGCAAGCATGCAGGAGTGCTCCTGGACTCAGAg ATTGCCTCTTTTGCAACTGCTGATCAAGCAGAGCTTTACCAGCGTCTCAAATTTATGAGAG gaGTTCAGCTGGACCCCAGTAAGTCTTGGTGCCCGGTGTTGGAATGTCAGGCAGTATGCAATGTGATGCCTAGTGCCGAGGGTACACCGGTCCCCATGCACTGCCCCGAATGCCATGCTGTCTTCTGCTGCGAATGCAGAGAACTATGGGAGGATAGCCACTTCTGCTCacagcaccctctagtggtGCCACCTGCTAATGACAG TGGGATGCCCCACGCCGACGCGCCCATCAAGCAGTGCCCCAAGTGCAGAGTATACATCGAGCGGAACCAGGGATGCGCTCAGATGCTCTGCAAGAGCTGCAAGCACACGTTCTGTTGGTACTGCCTCCAGAACCTGGAT gGAGACATTTTCCTGCGACACTATGACAAAGGGCCATGTCGTTATAGGCTGGGCCATTCCAGAGCTTCTGTCATGTGGAACAGGACACAG GTGGCGGGCATCCTGGTTGGGATCAGCGTCATCGTGCTGGTGACGTCGCCTTTGCTTTTACTGGCGTCACCGTGCATCTTGTGCTGCGTGTGCAAGCCCTGCCACAGGACGAAAGATAAGAAGAGCAAGAACAAGACGACGACGACTAGAGAACGAGAGCCATCTGCTTCCATAGCGTAG